Proteins co-encoded in one Mycobacterium mantenii genomic window:
- the lysA gene encoding diaminopimelate decarboxylase gives MTLLDILPSLGHAASPRFDPAIWPLTTHPDEEGWLCVGGVPLADIADEFGTPAYVIDETDFRHRARRYRKTLRDAEIVYAGKSLLSTAVARWAHEEGLGIDVCSSGELTVALAGGVDPARIVMHGNAKSPDELREAVRVGVGRIVLDSGMEIAYLAGLAQRRQPVLIRVTPDIDIHGHRAVTTGVTDQKFGFTLHGDRADVAAQRVLSHPILDLVGLHCHIGSHVSDPALYGEAIRRMIAAMADIRARHGVILTELNIGGGHAIPYVPGDRELNLEQLADVVENVLDEACAAEHFPRPQLVVEPGRAISGRAGVTLYRVRSIKTQPGGRTFVAVDGGMSDNPRVSLYGAQYTAALANRHSLELKQRVTVVGRHCEAGDEIARDIELPADLHPGDLLAVACTGAYHHSMASNYNMVGRPALVAVRDGRARELVRRETVADLLARDCG, from the coding sequence ATGACATTGCTGGACATCCTGCCGTCTCTCGGTCACGCGGCTTCCCCGCGATTCGATCCCGCGATCTGGCCCCTCACCACCCACCCCGACGAGGAGGGCTGGCTGTGCGTCGGCGGCGTACCACTGGCCGATATCGCCGACGAGTTTGGAACCCCGGCCTACGTCATCGACGAAACCGACTTCCGGCATCGCGCCCGCCGGTACCGCAAAACACTGCGCGACGCCGAGATCGTCTACGCCGGGAAGTCGCTGCTGAGCACCGCGGTGGCCCGCTGGGCCCACGAAGAGGGCCTCGGCATCGACGTCTGCTCCAGCGGGGAGTTGACCGTCGCCCTCGCCGGTGGCGTCGACCCGGCACGCATCGTCATGCACGGCAACGCGAAATCGCCCGACGAGCTGCGCGAAGCGGTGCGCGTCGGCGTGGGGCGCATCGTGCTGGATTCCGGCATGGAGATCGCCTACCTCGCCGGCCTGGCGCAACGGCGCCAACCGGTGCTCATCCGGGTCACCCCCGACATCGACATCCACGGGCATCGCGCCGTCACCACCGGCGTCACCGACCAGAAGTTCGGGTTCACGCTGCACGGCGACCGGGCCGACGTCGCGGCCCAGCGGGTGCTGTCGCACCCCATCCTCGACCTCGTCGGACTGCACTGCCACATCGGCTCGCACGTCAGCGACCCCGCCCTGTACGGCGAAGCCATCCGCCGGATGATCGCCGCGATGGCCGATATCCGGGCCCGGCACGGCGTCATCCTCACCGAGCTGAACATCGGCGGCGGGCACGCCATCCCCTACGTCCCCGGTGATCGCGAGCTGAATCTCGAGCAACTGGCCGACGTCGTCGAGAACGTCCTCGACGAGGCCTGCGCCGCCGAGCATTTCCCCCGCCCCCAGCTCGTGGTGGAACCGGGCCGGGCCATCAGCGGCCGGGCGGGCGTGACGCTGTACCGGGTCCGTTCGATCAAGACCCAGCCCGGTGGACGCACCTTCGTCGCGGTCGATGGCGGGATGAGCGACAACCCGCGGGTGTCGCTGTACGGCGCGCAATACACGGCCGCGCTGGCCAACCGGCATTCGCTGGAGCTCAAGCAGCGGGTCACGGTCGTCGGCCGGCATTGCGAGGCGGGCGACGAGATCGCCCGCGACATCGAGCTTCCGGCGGACCTGCATCCCGGCGACCTGCTGGCCGTGGCCTGCACCGGCGCCTACCACCACAGCATGGCGTCGAACTACAACATGGTCGGCCGCCCCGCGCTGGTGGCGGTCAGGGACGGGCGGGCGCGCGAACTGGTTCGCCGGGAGACCGTTGCCGACCTGCTGGCCCGCGACTGCGGCTAG
- the mfd gene encoding transcription-repair coupling factor — translation MTAPGAARPETPIAGLVELALTAPTFQQLIDSAAASPAELHLVGPASARLFVASALARLGPLLVVTAAGREADDLSAELRGVFGDAVAVFPSWETLPHERLSPGVDTVGARLTVLRRLAHPDDARLGPPLQVVVTAVRSLLQPMTPRLGLVEPVTLSVGAEIEFEGVISRLAELAYTRVDMVGRRGEFAVRGGILDVFPPTAEHPVRIEFWGDEVSEMRMFSVADQRSIPEIEVDTLIAVACRELLLTDDVRERAAELAARHRTTEPAITGSVTDMLAKIGEGIAVDGMEALLPVLRPGEHVLLTDQLAPRTPVLLCDPEKVRTRAADLIKTGSEFLEASWSVAALGTDAPVDVAQFGGSGFAELDDVRAAAARAGHPWWTLSQLSDESAMELDIRAAPSARGHQHDIDGIFAMLRAHVSTGGHAVVVAPGTGTAHRVVERLAECDTPAAMLESGAAPKAGVVGVLKGPLHDGVIIPGATLVVITETDLTGSRVTAVEGKRLAAKRRNTVDPLALTAGDLVVHDQHGIGRFVEMVERTVGGARREYLVLEYASSKNRGGAAKNTDKLYVPMDSLDQLSRYVGGQAPALSKLGGSDWTNTKTKARRAVREIAGELVSLYAKRQASPGHAFGPDTPWQAEMEDAFGYTETVDQLTAIIEVKSDMEKPIPMDRVICGDVGYGKTEIAVRAAFKAVQDGKQVAVLVPTTLLADQHLQTFIDRMAGFPVTVKGLSRFTDPAESKAVIEGLADGSVDVVIGTHRLLQTGVRWKDLGLVVVDEEQRFGVEHKEHIKSLRTHVDVLTMSATPIPRTLEMSLAGIREMSTILTPPEERYPVLTYVGPHDDKQVAAALRRELLRDGQVFYVHNRVSSIDRTAARIRELVPEARVVVAHGQMPEERLERTVQGFWNREYDILVCTTIVETGLDISNANTLIVERADTFGLSQLHQLRGRVGRSRERGYAYFLYPPHAPLTETAYDRLATIAQNNELGAGMAVAMKDLEIRGAGNVLGVEQSGHVAGVGFDLYVRLVGEAVEAYRAAADGQTVTTAEEPKDVRIDLPVDAHLPPDYIASDRLRLEGYRRLAAAASDGEIDAVVEELIDRYGALPEPALRLVAVARLRLLCRTAGITEVSAPSASTVRLSPMTLPDSAQVRLKRMYPAASYRATTSTVQVPIPRAGGVGAPRLRDVELVQMVANLVTALQGKPQTDIGITGSPAATTGEERRA, via the coding sequence ATGACCGCACCGGGGGCTGCTCGCCCAGAAACCCCGATCGCGGGGCTCGTTGAATTGGCGCTCACCGCGCCGACCTTCCAGCAGCTGATCGACAGCGCGGCCGCGTCGCCGGCCGAATTGCACCTGGTGGGTCCAGCCAGCGCACGGCTGTTCGTCGCCAGTGCGCTGGCGCGGTTGGGGCCTCTACTGGTAGTCACCGCGGCCGGGCGCGAAGCCGACGACCTGAGCGCTGAACTGCGCGGCGTCTTCGGCGATGCCGTCGCGGTCTTCCCATCCTGGGAAACGCTGCCGCACGAGCGACTTTCGCCCGGCGTCGACACCGTCGGCGCCCGGTTGACGGTGCTGCGCAGGCTGGCCCATCCCGACGACGCGCGGTTGGGTCCACCGCTGCAGGTGGTGGTGACCGCGGTGCGCTCGCTGCTGCAGCCGATGACGCCGCGGCTGGGGCTGGTGGAGCCGGTCACGTTGAGTGTGGGCGCGGAAATCGAATTCGAGGGCGTGATCAGCCGGCTCGCCGAGCTGGCCTACACCCGGGTCGACATGGTCGGCCGGCGCGGCGAATTCGCCGTGCGCGGCGGGATTCTCGACGTCTTCCCGCCGACCGCCGAGCACCCGGTGCGCATCGAGTTCTGGGGCGACGAGGTCAGCGAGATGCGGATGTTCTCGGTCGCCGATCAGCGCTCGATCCCGGAGATCGAGGTCGACACCCTGATCGCGGTGGCCTGCCGTGAACTGCTGCTGACCGATGACGTGCGTGAGCGCGCCGCCGAGCTGGCCGCCCGGCACCGCACCACCGAGCCCGCCATCACGGGCAGCGTCACTGACATGCTGGCCAAGATCGGCGAGGGCATCGCGGTCGACGGCATGGAGGCGCTGCTGCCGGTGTTGCGGCCCGGCGAACACGTGCTGTTGACCGACCAATTGGCGCCGCGCACCCCGGTCTTGCTCTGCGACCCGGAGAAGGTCCGCACCCGGGCCGCTGATCTGATCAAGACCGGCAGCGAATTCCTCGAGGCGTCGTGGTCGGTGGCCGCGCTCGGTACCGACGCCCCGGTCGACGTGGCGCAGTTCGGCGGATCGGGGTTCGCCGAACTCGACGACGTGCGGGCCGCCGCCGCCCGCGCCGGGCATCCGTGGTGGACGCTGAGCCAGCTGTCCGACGAGTCGGCCATGGAGCTCGATATCCGGGCGGCGCCGTCGGCTCGCGGGCATCAGCACGACATCGACGGCATCTTCGCGATGCTGCGCGCACACGTCAGCACCGGCGGCCACGCCGTCGTCGTCGCGCCCGGCACCGGCACCGCGCACCGCGTAGTGGAACGACTGGCCGAATGCGACACCCCCGCCGCGATGCTCGAATCGGGCGCGGCACCCAAGGCCGGCGTGGTCGGCGTGCTCAAGGGGCCGCTGCACGACGGCGTCATCATTCCCGGCGCCACGTTGGTGGTGATCACCGAGACCGATCTGACCGGCAGCCGGGTGACGGCCGTCGAGGGCAAGCGCCTGGCGGCCAAGCGGCGCAACACCGTTGACCCGTTGGCGCTCACCGCCGGCGATCTGGTGGTGCACGATCAGCACGGCATCGGCCGGTTCGTGGAGATGGTCGAGCGCACCGTCGGCGGCGCGCGCCGCGAGTACCTGGTGCTCGAGTACGCCTCCAGCAAGAACCGTGGTGGTGCGGCCAAAAACACAGACAAGCTGTACGTGCCGATGGATTCGCTGGACCAGCTATCGCGCTACGTCGGCGGGCAGGCGCCCGCGCTGAGCAAGCTGGGCGGCAGCGACTGGACCAACACCAAGACCAAGGCGCGCCGCGCGGTCCGCGAGATCGCTGGCGAGCTGGTGTCGCTATACGCCAAGCGGCAGGCCAGCCCCGGGCACGCGTTCGGGCCGGACACCCCGTGGCAGGCCGAGATGGAGGACGCGTTCGGCTACACCGAGACGGTCGACCAGCTCACCGCGATCATCGAGGTCAAAAGCGACATGGAAAAGCCGATCCCGATGGACCGGGTGATCTGCGGCGACGTCGGCTACGGCAAGACCGAGATCGCGGTGCGGGCGGCGTTCAAGGCGGTCCAGGACGGCAAGCAGGTCGCCGTGCTGGTGCCCACCACGCTGCTGGCCGACCAGCATCTGCAGACCTTCATCGACCGGATGGCCGGGTTCCCGGTGACGGTCAAAGGCCTGTCCCGGTTCACCGACCCGGCGGAGTCCAAGGCCGTGATCGAGGGCCTGGCCGACGGATCGGTGGACGTGGTGATCGGCACGCACCGGCTGCTGCAGACCGGGGTGCGCTGGAAGGACCTCGGCCTGGTGGTGGTGGACGAGGAGCAGCGGTTCGGCGTCGAGCACAAAGAGCACATCAAGTCGCTGCGCACCCACGTCGACGTACTGACCATGAGCGCCACCCCCATTCCGCGGACGCTGGAGATGAGCCTGGCCGGTATCCGGGAGATGTCGACGATCCTGACCCCGCCCGAGGAACGGTATCCGGTGCTGACCTATGTCGGCCCGCACGATGACAAGCAGGTCGCGGCGGCCCTGCGGCGCGAGTTGCTGCGCGACGGGCAGGTCTTCTACGTGCACAACCGGGTCAGCTCGATCGACCGGACCGCGGCCCGGATCCGCGAGCTGGTGCCCGAGGCGCGGGTCGTCGTCGCGCACGGGCAGATGCCCGAGGAACGGCTGGAACGCACCGTGCAGGGGTTCTGGAACCGCGAATACGACATCCTGGTGTGCACCACGATCGTGGAGACTGGGCTGGACATTTCCAACGCCAACACGCTGATCGTGGAGCGTGCCGACACCTTCGGCCTGTCGCAGCTGCACCAGCTGCGCGGACGGGTCGGCCGCAGCCGGGAGCGCGGCTACGCCTACTTCCTCTATCCGCCGCACGCGCCGCTGACCGAGACGGCCTACGACCGCCTGGCCACCATCGCGCAGAACAACGAGCTGGGCGCGGGCATGGCCGTCGCGATGAAGGACCTCGAGATCCGCGGCGCCGGCAACGTGCTGGGTGTCGAGCAGTCCGGGCACGTCGCCGGGGTCGGTTTCGACCTGTACGTCCGGTTGGTGGGCGAAGCGGTGGAGGCGTACCGGGCGGCCGCCGACGGCCAGACCGTCACGACGGCCGAGGAGCCCAAGGACGTGCGGATCGACCTGCCGGTCGACGCGCACCTGCCGCCGGACTACATCGCCAGCGACCGGCTGCGCCTGGAGGGCTATCGGCGGCTGGCCGCCGCGGCCTCCGACGGCGAGATCGACGCGGTCGTGGAGGAACTCATCGACCGGTACGGGGCGCTGCCCGAACCGGCCCTGCGGCTGGTGGCGGTGGCACGGCTGCGGCTGCTGTGCCGCACCGCCGGCATCACCGAGGTGTCCGCGCCGTCGGCGTCGACCGTGCGGCTCTCGCCGATGACGCTGCCGGATTCGGCGCAGGTGCGCCTCAAGCGGATGTACCCGGCCGCGAGCTACCGGGCCACGACGTCCACGGTGCAGGTTCCCATCCC
- a CDS encoding TetR/AcrR family transcriptional regulator, producing the protein MTGTERRQQLVGIARTLFAERGYEGTSIEEIALRANVSKPVVYEHFGGKEGLYAVVVDREMSALLDGITSSLTNNRSRVRVERVALALLTYVEERTDGFRIMIRDSPAAISSGTYSSLLNDAVNQVSSILAGDFSRRGLDPGLAPLYAQALVGSVSMTAQWWLDTREPKKEVVAAHLVNLMWNGLTHLEADPRLQDE; encoded by the coding sequence ATGACCGGCACCGAGCGCCGGCAACAGCTCGTCGGCATCGCGCGCACGCTGTTCGCCGAGCGCGGGTACGAAGGCACCTCGATCGAGGAGATCGCGCTGCGCGCCAACGTGTCCAAGCCGGTCGTCTACGAGCATTTCGGCGGCAAGGAAGGCCTGTACGCCGTGGTCGTCGACCGGGAGATGTCGGCGCTGCTGGACGGCATCACCTCGTCGCTGACCAACAACCGGTCCCGGGTGCGCGTCGAGCGGGTCGCCCTGGCGCTGCTCACCTACGTCGAAGAGCGCACCGACGGCTTCCGGATCATGATCCGCGACTCGCCGGCCGCGATCAGCTCGGGCACCTACTCGAGCCTGCTCAACGACGCCGTCAACCAGGTCAGCTCCATCCTGGCCGGCGATTTCTCCCGTCGCGGCCTGGATCCCGGGCTTGCGCCTCTGTACGCCCAGGCGCTCGTCGGCTCGGTGTCGATGACCGCGCAGTGGTGGCTCGACACCCGGGAGCCCAAGAAAGAAGTGGTGGCCGCGCACCTGGTCAACCTGATGTGGAACGGGTTGACCCACCTGGAAGCCGACCCGCGGCTGCAGGACGAGTAG
- the glmU gene encoding bifunctional UDP-N-acetylglucosamine diphosphorylase/glucosamine-1-phosphate N-acetyltransferase GlmU, producing the protein MSSPGDTAVLVLAAGPGTRMRSDTPKVLHTLGGRSMLAHLLHAITKVAPQHLAVVLGHDHERIAPLVADWADALGRPIDVALQERPRGTGDAVLCGLSALPADYAGVVVVTSGDTPLLDADTLADLIASHSAASAAVTVLTTTVSDPSGYGRILRTQDNEVMAIVEHADATPSQREIREVNAGVYAFDTAALRSALNRLGSNNAQHELYLTDVIAILRGDGLAIHARHVDDSALVAGVNNRVQLAQLGAELNRRIVAGHQMAGVTIVDPATTWIDVDVAIGRDTVIQPGTQLLGRTHVGGHCVIGPDTTLTDVSVGDGASVVRTHGTASSIGAGATVGPFTYLRPGTVLGDDGKLGAFVETKNATIGTGSKVPHLTYVGDADIGEHSNIGASSVFVNYDGETKRRTTIGSHVRTGSDTMFVAPVTVGDGAYTGAGTVVRNDVPPGTLAVSAGPQRNIEGWVHRRRPGSAAAQAAEAAEKAAGQGAADSPTPEAE; encoded by the coding sequence ATGTCGTCTCCCGGTGATACCGCGGTCCTGGTGCTGGCGGCCGGGCCCGGCACCCGGATGCGGTCGGACACCCCGAAAGTCCTGCACACCCTCGGTGGGCGCAGCATGCTGGCCCATCTCCTGCATGCGATCACCAAGGTGGCTCCGCAACACCTGGCGGTCGTTTTGGGCCACGACCATGAGCGCATCGCACCGCTGGTCGCCGACTGGGCCGACGCCCTGGGACGTCCCATCGACGTGGCGCTGCAGGAGCGGCCCCGCGGCACCGGGGACGCGGTGCTGTGCGGCCTGTCCGCGCTGCCCGCCGACTACGCCGGGGTCGTCGTCGTCACCTCAGGCGACACCCCGCTGCTGGACGCCGACACCCTGGCCGACCTCATCGCCAGCCACAGCGCGGCCTCGGCGGCGGTCACGGTGCTGACCACGACGGTGAGTGACCCCAGTGGCTACGGCCGCATCCTGCGCACCCAGGACAACGAGGTCATGGCGATCGTGGAACACGCCGACGCGACGCCCTCCCAGCGTGAGATCCGTGAGGTCAACGCCGGCGTCTACGCCTTCGACACCGCGGCGCTGCGCTCGGCGCTGAACCGGTTGGGTTCCAACAACGCCCAACACGAGCTCTACCTGACCGACGTCATCGCCATCCTGCGCGGCGACGGCCTGGCCATCCATGCCCGCCACGTCGACGACAGTGCACTGGTGGCCGGCGTCAACAATCGCGTCCAACTCGCGCAGCTGGGCGCCGAACTCAACCGTCGCATCGTCGCGGGCCACCAGATGGCCGGCGTCACCATCGTGGACCCCGCCACCACCTGGATCGACGTCGACGTCGCCATCGGCCGCGACACCGTCATCCAGCCGGGGACGCAGCTGCTGGGCCGCACCCACGTGGGTGGTCATTGCGTCATCGGCCCCGATACCACCCTGACCGACGTCAGCGTCGGCGACGGCGCCTCGGTGGTGCGCACCCACGGCACCGCGTCATCCATCGGCGCCGGCGCGACCGTCGGCCCCTTCACCTACCTGCGGCCGGGCACCGTGCTCGGCGACGACGGCAAGCTCGGCGCGTTCGTCGAGACCAAGAACGCCACCATCGGAACCGGGTCGAAGGTGCCGCACCTGACCTATGTCGGGGACGCCGACATCGGCGAACACAGCAACATCGGCGCGTCCAGCGTGTTCGTCAACTACGACGGCGAGACCAAACGGCGGACCACCATCGGCTCGCACGTGCGCACCGGCTCGGACACCATGTTCGTGGCGCCGGTGACGGTCGGCGACGGCGCCTACACCGGCGCGGGCACCGTGGTGCGCAACGACGTCCCGCCCGGAACGCTGGCGGTATCCGCGGGTCCACAACGCAATATCGAAGGGTGGGTGCACCGCAGGCGCCCGGGCAGCGCGGCCGCGCAGGCGGCCGAAGCCGCCGAGAAAGCCGCCGGTCAGGGCGCCGCGGACAGCCCCACACCAGAAGCCGAATAG